Proteins encoded together in one Lutra lutra chromosome 4, mLutLut1.2, whole genome shotgun sequence window:
- the LOC125098647 gene encoding LOW QUALITY PROTEIN: splicing factor 3B subunit 4-like (The sequence of the model RefSeq protein was modified relative to this genomic sequence to represent the inferred CDS: inserted 1 base in 1 codon) gives MAARPISERNQDATVYVGGLDEKVSEPLLWELFLQAGPVVNTHMPKDRVTGQHQGYGFVEFLSEEDADYAIKIMNMIKLYGKPIRVNKASAHNKNLDVGANIFIGNLDPEIDEKLLYDTFSAFGVILQTPKIMRDPDTGNSKGYAFINFASFDASDAAIEAMNGQYLCNRPITVSYAFKKDSKGERHGSAAERLLAAQNPLSQADRPHQLFADAPPPPSAPNPVVSSLGSGLPPPGMPPPGSFPXPVPPPGALPPGIPPAMPPPPMPPGAGGHGPPSAGTPGAGHPGHGHSHPHPFPPGGMPHPGMSQMQLAHHGPHGLGHPHAGPPGSGGQPPPRPPPGMPHPGPPPMGMPPRGPPFGSPMGHPGPMPPHGMRGPPPLMPPHGYTGPPRPPPYGYQRGPLPLTRPTPRPPVPPRGPLRGPLPQ, from the exons ATGGCGGCCAGGCCCATCTCCGAGCGAAACCAGGATGCCACTGTCTATGTCGGGGGCCTGGACGAGAAGGTTAGCGAACCGCTGCTGTGGGAGCTATTTCTCCAGGCAGGGCCGGTAGTCAACACCCACATGCCAAAGGATAGAGTCACAGGTCAGCACCAAGGTTATGGCTTTGTGGAATTCTTGAGTGAGGAAGATGCTGACTATGCCATTAAGATCATGAACATGATCAAACTCTATGGGAAACCAATACGGGTGAACAAGGCATCAGCTCACAACAAGAACCTGGACGTGGGGGCCAACATTTTCATTGGCAATCTGGACCCGGAGATTGATGAGAAGTTGCTTTATGATACTTTCAGCGCCTTTGGGGTCATCTTACAAACCCCGAAGATTATGCGGGACCCTGACACAGGCAACTCCAAAGGTTATGCCTTTATTAATTTTGCCTCATTTGATGCTTCGGATGCAGCTATTGAGGCTATGAATGGGCAGTATCTCTGTAACCGCCCTATCACTGTGTCCTATGCCTTCAAGAAGGACTCCAAGGGTGAGCGCCATGGCTCAGCAGCTGAACGACTTCTGGCAGCCCAGAACCCACTCTCCCAGGCTGACCGTCCTCATCAGCTGTTTGCAGATGCACCCCCTCCACCCTCAGCCCCCAATCCTGTGGTATCATCATTGGGGTCTGGGCTTCCTCCTCCAGGCATGCCTCCTCCTGGGTCCTTCC CCCCAGTGCCGCCTCCTGGAGCCCTTCCACCTGGGATACCCCCAGCCATGCCGCCACCACCTAtgcctcctggggctggagggcatGGCCCACCATCAGCAGGAACTCCAGGGGCTGGACATCCTGGACATGGACACTCACATCCTCACCCATTCCCACCGGGTGGGATGCCCCATCCAGGGATGTCTCAGATGCAGCTGGCCCACCATGGCCCTCATGGCTTAGGACACCCCCATGCTGGGCCTCCAGGCTCTGGGGGGCAGCCACCACCTCGACCACCACCTGGAATGCCTCATCCCGGACCTCCTCCAATGGGCATGCCCCCTCGAGGGCCTCCGTTCGGATCTCCCATGGGTCACCCAGGTCCTATGCCTCCACATGGGATGCGTGGACCTCCTCCGCTGATGCCTCCTCATGGATACACTGGGCCTCCACGACCCCCACCCTACGGCTACCAGCGGGGGCCCCTCCCTCTAACCCGGCCCACCCCCCGTCCTCCAGTTCCCCCTCGTGGCCCACTTCGAGGCCCTCTTCCGcaataa